One Carbonactinospora thermoautotrophica genomic window, CGCCTGGGCGGCCGGGCTGGAGCTGTCGCAACTGCCCGACGATCTCGCACTCGCGGCCCGGCAGTACCTGGCCCGGCGCCCCCTGCTCGCCCCGGACGTCAGCGAGAGCATGGCACAGCGCCTGGCCGAGGACATCGCCCGCTACATCGGGCGCGGCGTCCCCGTGGGCGTGCCCGCCTGGGTGTACCTCGCCGCGGTCGTCGCCGAGCGGCGCAACCGCGAGATGGCCAAGCTGATGTCGCGCCGCCAGGTCCCGCCAGCGGAGCCGGTCGGCCAGCCGGCCGCCGCCCACGCTCCGGCGGCCCAGCCCGCCTGGCGCCCGAGCGAGGACCCGTTCGGGCCGCTTCCCACCGACTACGCCGAACCGCCGGCCACCGAGCCCGCCCGCGCCGAGCCGCGGGCAGACTCGACCCGCAACACGACCGGGTTCGTGCCGCCGGCCTGACGGGTCATGACCCGGACCGCCAGGACGTCAGGTACTCCTCCTGCTCCGAAGTGAGCCGGTCGATCGCCACGCCCATCGAGGCGAGCTTCAGTCGGGCGACCTCCTCGTCGATCTCGGCCGGCACCTCGTACACGCCGGGGGCGAGCGAGTCGTGGTGGCGGACCAGCCAGGCGGCGGTGAGCGCCTGGTCCGCGAAGGACATGTCCATGACCGCGCCCGGATGCCCCTCGGCCGCGCCCAGGTTCACCAGGCGGCCCTCGACGAGGAGCACCAGGCGACGACCGTCGGGCAGGACGTACTCGTCGCAGTGCGGGCGCACCTGGCGGTTGACCGCCACGGCGAGGCGCTCCAGCGCCCGGACGTCGATCTCCACGTCGAAGTGGCCTGAGTTGGCCAGGATCGCCCCGTCCTTCATGCGCTCGAAGTGCTCGCGGCGCAGCACGTCGCGGTTGCCGGTCGCGGTGAGGAACACGTCGCCGAGCGGTGCGGCCTCGGCCATCGGCATGACCTGGTACCCCTGCATGACCGCGTCGAGCGCCTTGGTGGGGTCGATCTCGGTCACGACGACCCGCGCGCCCATGCCGCGGGCGCGCTCGGCCAGCCCCTTGCCGCAGTAGCCGTACCCGGCCACCACCACCGTCTTGCCGGCCAGCAGGGTGTTGGTGGCGCGGAACAGCGCGTCGAGCGTGGACTGTCCGGTCCCGTAGCGGTTGTCGAACATGTGCTTGGTGTCGGTGTCGTTCACCGCCACCACGGGGAACTCCAGCGCCCCGTCGGCCGCCATCTGACGCAGCCGCAGCACCCCGGTCGTGGTCTCCTCGCAGCCGCCCTTCACGGTCGCCAGCAGGTCGCGGCGGGCCATGTGCAGGGTGTTGACCAGGTCGCAGCCG contains:
- the ahcY gene encoding adenosylhomocysteinase; the encoded protein is MSYDIADPDLAGQGRARIEWADRSMPVLRQIRERFARLRPFAGLRMAACLHVTTETANLVRTLAAGGAQVALCASNPLSTQDDTAAALVREYGISVYARNGVSRAEYYRHIEQALQIRPDFVFDDGCDLVNTLHMARRDLLATVKGGCEETTTGVLRLRQMAADGALEFPVVAVNDTDTKHMFDNRYGTGQSTLDALFRATNTLLAGKTVVVAGYGYCGKGLAERARGMGARVVVTEIDPTKALDAVMQGYQVMPMAEAAPLGDVFLTATGNRDVLRREHFERMKDGAILANSGHFDVEIDVRALERLAVAVNRQVRPHCDEYVLPDGRRLVLLVEGRLVNLGAAEGHPGAVMDMSFADQALTAAWLVRHHDSLAPGVYEVPAEIDEEVARLKLASMGVAIDRLTSEQEEYLTSWRSGS